The following are encoded in a window of Halosolutus halophilus genomic DNA:
- a CDS encoding DUF2182 domain-containing protein — protein MGPRDSFRDRITRRRAPIVALVTYVVALLAWTAVVGRWLPMPGGAADAEIQMSEPGAPEAMALSNGLTGIGLYLVMWGVMMIAMMYPSSIPLFRLYSTTLEGTTTAGKAARIGAFVGTYSLIWTATGVVPLLVNALVPIVSLANSHGGLLMGGALVLLSGYQLSPYKHRCLRYCRSPLGFLMSHHRTGVRGAVRMSCEFGAFCVGCCWALFAFMVIVGSMNVVWMALIAVVLSLERTVAWGEQLARAIGVFAGVTGSTIVVLTLV, from the coding sequence ATGGGGCCACGAGACTCGTTCCGGGATCGGATTACCCGCCGGCGCGCCCCGATCGTCGCACTCGTCACCTACGTCGTCGCGCTGCTCGCGTGGACTGCGGTCGTCGGTCGCTGGCTCCCGATGCCCGGTGGAGCGGCGGACGCGGAGATACAAATGTCCGAACCGGGAGCACCGGAGGCGATGGCGCTTTCGAACGGACTGACGGGTATCGGCCTGTACCTGGTCATGTGGGGCGTGATGATGATCGCCATGATGTACCCGTCGTCGATCCCGCTCTTCAGGCTGTACTCTACGACGCTCGAGGGAACGACGACCGCGGGCAAAGCAGCGCGGATCGGAGCGTTCGTCGGAACGTACTCGCTCATCTGGACGGCGACGGGAGTCGTGCCGCTCCTCGTCAATGCGCTGGTCCCGATCGTCAGCCTCGCGAATTCACACGGCGGTCTCCTGATGGGCGGAGCGCTGGTGCTCCTGTCGGGATATCAACTGTCTCCGTACAAACACCGGTGTCTGCGGTATTGCCGGTCTCCCCTCGGGTTCCTCATGAGTCACCACCGAACGGGCGTTCGTGGTGCCGTACGGATGAGTTGCGAGTTCGGCGCGTTCTGCGTCGGATGCTGTTGGGCGCTGTTCGCGTTCATGGTGATCGTGGGCTCGATGAACGTCGTCTGGATGGCACTCATCGCGGTCGTGCTCTCGCTCGAACGGACCGTTGCGTGGGGTGAGCAACTGGCACGTGCGATCGGCGTTTTCGCTGGCGTCACCGGGAGTACCATCGTGGTACTCACGCTCGTCTAG
- a CDS encoding TIGR04347 family pseudo-SAM/SPASM protein, with product MISISKLLCDLDAEGDGLRYDAADESSKPQITEEKQRRPVVVWNTTRQCNLYCSHCYAGADLEPGTGEFSTAEAKTFLEQLADYGAPVILFSGGEPLVRDDLVELVDYAADLGLRPVLSSNGTLLTREKAAALRDAGLQYAGISVDGLPERNDAFRGEEGAFDAAVRGIENCLDAGLKTGLRYTITEANAPDLEGVVDLLVDVGLDRFCFYHLDYGGRGADIADVDLSPEEKRAAVERLCEMTVEYHDRGEEIETLLVGNYADAAFLVEYAREEFGEAKARAVYDHLERNGGDPTGERVADVDYEGNVHPTQFWQGYSLGNVRDRPFGEIWEDESNPLLRALRNREEHLSGKCAECQYRSICRGGSRLRALAETGDLFAPDPQCYLREDEIRGEETGSIVGGAAD from the coding sequence GTGATCTCGATCAGCAAACTCCTCTGTGATCTCGACGCCGAGGGCGACGGACTGCGATACGACGCGGCCGACGAGTCCTCGAAGCCCCAGATCACCGAGGAGAAACAGCGGCGGCCGGTGGTCGTCTGGAACACGACCCGGCAGTGTAACCTCTACTGCTCGCACTGTTACGCCGGGGCCGATCTCGAACCGGGAACCGGGGAGTTCTCGACGGCGGAAGCGAAGACCTTCCTCGAGCAACTCGCCGACTACGGAGCACCCGTGATCCTCTTCTCGGGGGGCGAACCGCTCGTCCGAGACGACCTGGTCGAACTCGTCGACTACGCGGCGGATCTCGGACTGCGGCCCGTCCTCTCCTCGAACGGGACGCTCCTGACCCGCGAGAAGGCGGCGGCGCTGCGAGACGCCGGCCTCCAGTACGCCGGCATCTCGGTCGACGGCCTCCCGGAGCGAAACGACGCGTTCCGCGGCGAGGAGGGCGCGTTCGACGCGGCCGTCCGGGGCATCGAGAACTGCCTCGACGCCGGCCTCAAGACCGGCCTCCGGTATACGATCACCGAGGCCAACGCGCCGGACCTGGAAGGCGTCGTCGACCTGCTCGTCGACGTCGGCCTCGATCGGTTCTGCTTCTACCACCTCGATTACGGCGGCCGGGGTGCCGACATCGCAGACGTCGACCTCTCGCCCGAGGAGAAGCGCGCCGCGGTCGAGCGCCTCTGCGAGATGACCGTGGAGTACCACGACCGCGGTGAGGAAATCGAGACCCTGCTGGTCGGCAACTACGCCGACGCCGCGTTCCTCGTCGAGTACGCCCGCGAGGAGTTCGGCGAGGCGAAAGCCCGGGCCGTCTACGACCACCTCGAGCGAAACGGCGGCGATCCGACCGGCGAGCGGGTCGCCGACGTCGATTACGAGGGTAACGTCCACCCAACCCAGTTCTGGCAGGGGTACAGTCTCGGCAACGTCCGCGATCGGCCCTTCGGCGAGATCTGGGAGGACGAATCGAACCCGCTCCTGCGCGCGCTTCGAAATCGGGAGGAACACCTGTCCGGGAAGTGCGCCGAGTGCCAGTACCGATCGATCTGTCGCGGCGGATCTCGACTCCGGGCGCTCGCCGAGACCGGCGACCTGTTCGCCCCGGATCCGCAGTGTTACCTCCGGGAAGACGAGATCCGTGGCGAGGAGACGGGGTCGATCGTCGGCGGGGCGGCCGACTGA
- a CDS encoding Htur_1727 family rSAM-partnered candidate RiPP, producing the protein MVEKAQRSRVESADRGNPTRQWEVFVRQETGSPMRHVGSVAAASGPEAHEHASRLFGWYAADVWCCPADAVERYSTRGLASDTDDREDAESEANVDDEEPRVYEETEGRPRVSDP; encoded by the coding sequence ATGGTCGAGAAGGCACAGCGATCGCGGGTCGAGAGCGCCGATCGCGGGAACCCGACCCGCCAGTGGGAAGTGTTCGTCCGCCAGGAGACGGGGAGTCCGATGCGACACGTCGGGAGCGTGGCTGCCGCGAGCGGGCCGGAGGCCCACGAACACGCCTCGCGGCTGTTCGGCTGGTACGCCGCCGACGTCTGGTGCTGTCCCGCGGACGCGGTCGAACGGTACTCGACGCGGGGACTCGCGTCCGATACCGACGATCGCGAGGACGCGGAATCGGAAGCGAACGTCGACGACGAGGAGCCGCGCGTCTACGAGGAAACCGAAGGCAGGCCACGGGTGAGCGACCCGTGA
- a CDS encoding TIGR04053 family radical SAM/SPASM domain-containing protein, with amino-acid sequence MRPRQFDTSDRPFVLIWELTQACALACDHCRADAKPNRHPDELSTAEGKELLEQATDFGDGQLIVLSGGDPLVRDDATELVAYGDDLGHRMTITPSGTHSLSADRIDALADAGLKRMAVSLDGASPETHDAFRGEEGSFAETIRAVEDAREAGLPVQVNTTVCRQTVGELPAIRDLLTEIGAVMWSVFFLVPVGRGRVLEPIDPDEADAVMVWLDEVSETSPFGVKTTEAPHYRRVSLQRRTAAADGDGDAPARNEGVSRRTGIVAGDGFAFVSHTGEVYPSGFLPESAGNVRDRPVHELYRDSELFESLRDRDRLTGKCGACPYRHVCGGSRSRAFAHTGDPLASDPLCPFVPEGYDGPLPWDEGTAAGTPADD; translated from the coding sequence ATGCGCCCCCGTCAGTTCGACACGTCCGATCGTCCGTTCGTCCTCATCTGGGAGCTCACGCAGGCCTGTGCGCTCGCCTGCGACCACTGCCGAGCCGACGCGAAACCGAACCGCCACCCCGACGAGCTTTCGACTGCGGAAGGAAAGGAACTCCTGGAGCAGGCGACCGACTTCGGCGACGGTCAGCTGATCGTCCTCTCCGGTGGCGACCCGCTCGTCCGCGACGACGCGACGGAACTGGTCGCCTACGGGGACGACCTCGGCCACCGGATGACGATCACGCCCAGCGGGACCCACTCGCTCTCCGCCGATCGGATCGACGCGCTCGCCGACGCCGGACTGAAACGGATGGCAGTCAGTCTCGACGGAGCCTCCCCCGAGACCCACGACGCGTTCAGGGGCGAGGAGGGAAGCTTCGCGGAGACGATCCGGGCGGTCGAGGACGCTCGCGAGGCGGGGCTTCCGGTCCAGGTCAACACGACCGTTTGCCGACAAACCGTCGGCGAACTCCCCGCGATTCGCGACTTGCTGACCGAGATCGGGGCCGTCATGTGGAGCGTCTTCTTCCTCGTTCCCGTCGGCCGCGGACGGGTGCTGGAGCCGATCGATCCCGACGAGGCCGACGCCGTGATGGTGTGGCTCGACGAGGTCAGCGAGACGTCGCCCTTTGGCGTCAAGACCACGGAGGCACCCCACTATCGTCGCGTGTCGCTCCAGCGTCGGACCGCGGCGGCCGACGGGGACGGAGACGCACCGGCACGGAACGAGGGCGTCTCCCGCCGGACCGGGATCGTCGCGGGCGACGGCTTCGCCTTCGTGAGCCACACGGGCGAGGTCTACCCGTCCGGCTTCCTGCCGGAATCGGCCGGCAACGTCCGCGATCGACCCGTTCACGAACTCTACCGGGACTCCGAGCTGTTCGAATCGCTCCGCGATCGCGATCGGCTCACGGGGAAGTGCGGCGCCTGCCCGTACCGACACGTCTGCGGCGGCAGTCGATCCCGGGCGTTCGCCCACACCGGTGATCCCCTTGCAAGCGATCCGCTCTGTCCGTTCGTTCCCGAGGGATACGACGGGCCGCTCCCGTGGGACGAGGGGACGGCAGCCGGCACGCCGGCTGACGACTGA
- a CDS encoding acetyl-CoA carboxylase biotin carboxylase subunit, with product MFRKVLVANRGEIAVRVMRACEELNVGTVAIYSEADKDSGHVRYADEAYNVGPARAADSYLDHEAVIEAARKADADAIHPGYGFLAENAEFASKVEDAEGITWIGPSADAMESLGEKTKARTIMSEADVPIVPGTTDPVTEPEEVKTFGEEHGYPIAIKAEGGGGGRGMKVVWDESEVEDQLESAKREGEAYFDNDSVYLERYLEQPRHIEVQILADQHGNVRHLGERDCSLQRRHQKVIEEGPSAALTDELREKIGEAARQGVAAADYTNAGTVEFLVEEEPGRDGPLGPETNFYFLEVNTRIQVEHTVTEEITGIDIVKRQIRIAAGEEIDFEQDEVEIDGHAMEFRINAENAANDFAPATGGTLETYDPPGGIGVRLDDALRQGDELVTDYDSMIAKLIVWGEDRDECIERSLRALREYDIEGIPTVIPFHRLMLTDEEFVRSTHTTKYLDEELDQSRIEEAQEQWGGDTGDGAGEDEESVEREFTVEVNGKRFEVELEEHGAPAIPTGGDGGTSQAASPPQPTGSSSGSGSAAVEGDGETVDAEMQGTILDIEVEVGDEVAAGDVLVVLEAMKMENDIVASRGGTVSDIAVDEGESVDMGDTLVVLE from the coding sequence ATGTTCAGGAAGGTTCTCGTGGCGAATCGCGGGGAGATCGCCGTCCGCGTGATGCGGGCGTGCGAGGAGTTGAACGTCGGAACAGTCGCGATCTACTCCGAGGCGGACAAGGACTCGGGGCACGTCCGGTACGCCGACGAGGCCTACAACGTCGGCCCGGCCCGCGCGGCCGACTCGTACCTCGATCACGAGGCCGTCATCGAGGCCGCGCGCAAGGCCGACGCCGACGCCATCCACCCGGGCTACGGCTTCCTCGCGGAGAACGCCGAGTTCGCGAGCAAGGTCGAGGACGCCGAGGGGATCACCTGGATCGGCCCCTCCGCCGACGCGATGGAGTCGCTGGGCGAGAAGACGAAGGCCCGGACGATCATGAGCGAGGCCGACGTCCCGATCGTTCCGGGGACCACGGATCCCGTCACCGAACCCGAGGAAGTCAAAACGTTCGGCGAGGAACACGGCTACCCGATCGCCATCAAGGCCGAAGGCGGTGGCGGCGGCCGCGGGATGAAGGTCGTCTGGGACGAGAGCGAGGTCGAGGACCAACTCGAGAGCGCCAAACGCGAGGGCGAAGCCTACTTCGACAACGACTCGGTCTACCTCGAGCGCTACCTCGAGCAGCCCCGTCACATCGAGGTCCAGATCCTGGCCGACCAGCACGGCAACGTGCGCCACCTCGGCGAGCGCGACTGTTCGCTCCAGCGCCGCCACCAGAAGGTCATCGAGGAAGGCCCCTCCGCAGCGCTGACCGACGAACTGCGCGAGAAAATCGGCGAAGCCGCGCGACAGGGCGTCGCCGCGGCCGACTACACCAACGCGGGGACCGTCGAGTTCCTCGTCGAGGAAGAACCCGGCCGCGACGGCCCGCTGGGCCCCGAGACGAACTTCTACTTCCTCGAGGTCAACACGCGAATTCAGGTCGAACACACGGTCACCGAGGAAATCACGGGCATCGACATCGTCAAGCGCCAGATCCGGATCGCCGCCGGCGAGGAGATCGACTTCGAACAGGACGAGGTCGAGATCGACGGCCACGCCATGGAGTTCCGAATCAACGCCGAGAACGCGGCCAACGACTTCGCGCCCGCGACCGGCGGCACGCTCGAGACCTACGACCCGCCGGGCGGGATCGGCGTCCGTCTCGACGACGCGCTGCGTCAGGGAGACGAACTCGTCACCGACTACGACTCGATGATCGCGAAGCTGATCGTCTGGGGCGAGGATCGCGACGAGTGCATCGAACGATCGCTCCGTGCCCTCCGGGAGTACGACATCGAGGGGATTCCGACGGTCATCCCGTTCCACCGGCTCATGCTGACCGACGAGGAGTTCGTCCGGAGTACGCACACGACGAAGTATCTCGACGAGGAACTCGACCAGAGTCGCATCGAGGAAGCCCAGGAACAGTGGGGCGGCGACACCGGCGACGGCGCCGGCGAGGACGAGGAGTCCGTCGAGCGCGAGTTCACGGTCGAAGTCAACGGCAAGCGGTTCGAGGTCGAACTCGAGGAACACGGCGCGCCGGCGATCCCGACCGGTGGCGACGGCGGCACTTCCCAGGCAGCCAGTCCGCCCCAGCCGACCGGCAGCTCCAGCGGGAGTGGCAGTGCTGCGGTCGAGGGCGACGGCGAGACCGTCGACGCCGAGATGCAGGGGACGATCCTCGACATCGAGGTCGAGGTCGGCGACGAGGTCGCAGCGGGTGACGTCCTCGTCGTGCTCGAGGCGATGAAGATGGAGAACGACATCGTCGCCTCTCGCGGCGGCACCGTCTCGGACATCGCCGTCGACGAGGGCGAGAGCGTCGACATGGGCGACACGCTGGTCGTCCTCGAGTAA
- a CDS encoding acyl-CoA carboxylase subunit beta: MENRIEELEEFRAEALKGGGEDRIERQHEKGKMTARERIDYFLDDGTFTEFDQLRTHQTSQFGMEEKKIPGDGVVTGYGEVNGRTVFVFAHDFTVFGGSLGEVFAEKICKVMDMAMEVGAPIVGLNDSAGARIQEGVKSLAGFTEIFRRNQKASGVVPQISAIMGPCAGGAVYSPSITDFIFMVKDTSHMYITGPGVTKTVTGEEVTHEELGGAMTHADKTGVAQFACDDEEQALDDIKRLLSYLPQNNVEDPPRVEPWDDPDRRDEALESIVPPSPQKPYDMTNVIDSVVDEGSFFEVAENFSKNIVVGFGRLDGRSVGIVANQPRVNAGTLTVDASMKGSRFVRFCDSFNIPIVTFVDVPGYMPGTDQEHRGIIRHGAKLLYAYAEATVPLLTVITRKAYGGAYCVMASKNLGADVNYAWPTAEIAVMGPQGAVNILYRQELEEADDPDELRDELIEEYREEFANPYTATDKGFLDDVILPTETRPRLIDDLEMLETKREANPDKKHGNIPL, encoded by the coding sequence ATGGAGAATCGCATCGAGGAGTTAGAGGAGTTTCGAGCGGAGGCGCTCAAAGGCGGCGGCGAGGATCGCATCGAGCGCCAGCACGAGAAGGGGAAGATGACCGCCCGCGAGCGGATCGACTACTTCCTCGACGACGGCACCTTCACCGAGTTCGATCAACTCCGCACTCACCAGACGAGCCAGTTCGGGATGGAGGAGAAGAAGATCCCGGGCGACGGCGTCGTCACGGGCTACGGCGAGGTCAACGGGCGAACCGTCTTCGTCTTCGCCCACGACTTCACCGTCTTCGGCGGCTCGCTCGGCGAGGTCTTCGCCGAGAAGATCTGCAAGGTCATGGACATGGCGATGGAGGTCGGCGCGCCGATCGTCGGCCTCAACGACTCCGCGGGCGCGCGCATTCAGGAGGGCGTCAAGAGCCTCGCGGGCTTCACCGAAATCTTCCGGCGCAACCAGAAAGCCAGCGGCGTCGTCCCCCAGATCTCGGCGATCATGGGCCCCTGCGCCGGCGGCGCCGTCTACTCGCCGTCGATCACCGACTTCATCTTCATGGTGAAGGACACGAGCCACATGTACATCACCGGGCCGGGCGTCACCAAGACCGTCACCGGCGAGGAGGTCACCCACGAAGAACTCGGCGGCGCGATGACCCACGCCGACAAGACCGGCGTCGCACAGTTCGCCTGCGACGACGAGGAACAGGCGCTCGACGACATCAAGCGCCTGCTCTCGTATCTCCCCCAGAACAACGTCGAGGACCCGCCGCGCGTCGAGCCGTGGGACGACCCCGATCGGCGCGACGAGGCCTTAGAGAGTATCGTCCCCCCGAGTCCGCAGAAGCCCTACGACATGACCAACGTCATCGACTCGGTGGTCGACGAGGGGTCGTTCTTCGAGGTCGCCGAGAACTTCTCGAAGAACATCGTCGTCGGCTTCGGTCGCCTCGACGGCCGATCGGTCGGGATCGTCGCCAACCAGCCGCGGGTCAACGCCGGCACGCTCACCGTCGACGCCTCGATGAAGGGGTCGCGGTTCGTCCGCTTCTGCGATTCCTTTAACATCCCGATCGTCACGTTCGTCGACGTGCCCGGCTACATGCCCGGAACCGACCAGGAACACCGCGGGATCATCCGCCACGGAGCGAAGCTACTCTACGCGTACGCGGAAGCGACGGTGCCGCTGCTGACGGTCATCACGCGCAAGGCCTACGGCGGGGCCTACTGCGTGATGGCCTCGAAGAACCTCGGTGCGGACGTCAACTACGCGTGGCCGACCGCCGAAATCGCCGTCATGGGGCCACAGGGCGCGGTCAACATCCTCTACCGGCAGGAACTCGAGGAAGCGGACGACCCCGACGAACTGCGCGACGAACTCATCGAGGAGTACCGCGAGGAGTTCGCCAACCCGTACACTGCGACGGACAAAGGGTTCCTCGACGACGTGATCCTTCCGACCGAGACCAGGCCGCGACTGATCGACGACCTCGAGATGCTCGAGACGAAACGCGAAGCGAACCCGGACAAGAAACACGGCAACATCCCGCTGTAA
- a CDS encoding ABC transporter ATP-binding protein, with protein MSDEPIDAADDAAGRALADGAGATSAAAEVDRREDSLLAVRDLDAGYGDLQILTGVDLDVDPGEYVTIVGPNGAGKSTVMKSIFGLTNVMGGSVAFDGEDITGRNPEDIIHLGLGYVPQSDNVFSTLSVRDNLEMGAYILDDLPQERLDEVFRRFPILEERQSQKARNLSGGQQQMLAMGRALMLEPDLLLLDEPSAGLAPDLVAEMFDKVDEINATGTAILMVEQNAKEALRRCDRGYVLVDGKNRYEDAGRTLLNDPQVRQDFLGG; from the coding sequence ATGAGCGACGAACCGATCGACGCCGCGGACGACGCCGCCGGGCGCGCGCTGGCCGACGGTGCCGGAGCGACGAGCGCGGCCGCCGAGGTCGACCGCCGGGAGGACAGCCTGCTGGCGGTGCGCGACCTGGACGCCGGATACGGCGATCTGCAGATCCTCACCGGGGTCGACCTCGACGTCGACCCCGGCGAGTACGTCACGATCGTCGGTCCGAACGGAGCCGGAAAGTCGACCGTCATGAAGTCCATCTTCGGGTTGACGAACGTGATGGGCGGGTCCGTCGCCTTCGACGGCGAGGACATCACCGGGCGGAACCCCGAGGACATCATCCACCTCGGACTCGGCTACGTTCCCCAGAGCGACAACGTGTTCTCCACGCTGTCGGTTCGCGACAACCTGGAGATGGGCGCGTACATCCTCGACGATCTGCCCCAAGAGCGCCTCGACGAGGTGTTCCGGCGGTTTCCGATTCTGGAAGAGCGCCAGTCGCAGAAGGCCCGCAACCTCTCCGGCGGGCAACAACAGATGCTCGCGATGGGACGGGCGCTGATGCTCGAACCCGATCTGCTGTTGCTGGACGAACCGTCCGCGGGGCTCGCGCCGGATCTCGTCGCCGAGATGTTCGACAAGGTCGACGAGATCAACGCGACGGGAACGGCGATCCTGATGGTCGAACAGAACGCGAAGGAGGCCCTGCGGCGGTGCGATCGCGGCTACGTCCTCGTCGACGGTAAGAACCGCTACGAGGACGCCGGAAGGACGCTGCTCAACGATCCGCAGGTGCGTCAAGACTTCCTCGGCGGCTGA
- a CDS encoding ABC transporter ATP-binding protein, whose product MSESDSSESVSSTEPPAAEERSGETAADDAGSTTARGVPLRVENLRKEFGGITAVDGVSFEIERGTMTGLIGPNGAGKSTTFNCITGVHKPDAGTVRFEGADITGLEPYQIANRGLVRTFQIARELEEMTVLENMMVAPKQQRGEALWRSVLPYAREDVKEQERELLERAWETLEFFDIDHLANEYAGNLSGGQRKLLELARALLTDPQMLLLDEPFAGVNPSLEERLLEHIHELRQDGYTFLIVEHDMDLIMENCKTVIVMHQGRILTEGTPNEVRTDEDVIEAYLGGDV is encoded by the coding sequence ATGAGTGAGTCCGATTCCTCCGAGTCGGTTTCGTCGACCGAACCTCCGGCCGCCGAGGAGCGATCGGGGGAGACCGCTGCCGACGACGCCGGATCGACGACCGCGCGCGGCGTGCCGCTGCGGGTGGAGAACCTCCGCAAGGAGTTCGGCGGCATCACCGCCGTCGACGGGGTGAGCTTCGAGATCGAACGGGGAACGATGACCGGTCTCATCGGGCCGAACGGCGCCGGGAAGTCGACGACCTTCAACTGCATCACCGGCGTCCACAAACCGGACGCCGGCACCGTTCGGTTCGAAGGGGCCGACATCACCGGACTGGAACCGTACCAGATCGCGAACCGCGGGCTGGTGCGCACGTTCCAGATCGCGCGGGAACTCGAGGAGATGACCGTCCTCGAAAACATGATGGTCGCCCCGAAACAACAGCGCGGGGAGGCGCTCTGGCGATCGGTTCTCCCCTACGCCCGCGAGGACGTCAAGGAACAGGAACGCGAGTTGCTCGAACGAGCGTGGGAAACGCTCGAGTTCTTCGACATCGACCACCTGGCCAACGAGTACGCCGGGAACCTCTCGGGCGGACAGCGGAAACTGCTCGAACTCGCGCGCGCGCTGTTGACGGATCCGCAGATGCTGTTGCTCGACGAGCCGTTCGCGGGGGTCAACCCGTCGCTGGAAGAGCGACTCCTCGAGCACATCCACGAACTGCGCCAGGATGGCTACACGTTCCTCATCGTCGAACACGACATGGACCTCATCATGGAGAACTGCAAGACGGTCATCGTAATGCATCAGGGACGAATTCTCACCGAAGGGACGCCGAACGAGGTGCGCACCGACGAAGACGTTATCGAGGCCTACCTGGGAGGTGACGTATGA
- a CDS encoding branched-chain amino acid ABC transporter permease, with protein MLLALLLGIYALYLIGGLIIGFPFRGLMNQLGQLTFWIAVFGMAALALNLQWGYTGLFNIGIVAFMATGVYVTAILSKPVYGSGTSAAEVGGLGLPLWIGILGGMLAAALLGLIAALPALRLRADYLAIVTIALSEIVRFSLLSDTLSGGDPENDIAGYRIGLGGGDGIILDYGDPLERFISALSWPLDLVLGTDDVLWEEVYLGVIVDSIGLVISPNPKPVVDNFVYAALLLVIMGGFYALLVRTGNSPFGRVLKAIREDEDVTNALGKNTNRFKIKSFMVGCALMGLVGILWFGTQGSVTPNTFRPRITFYVWIALIIGGSGSNTGSVLGGAIFAAFLYQGPRYFKNIVESALGDPSAPSSFGPAVGQFPDVVPFLLYTLDSLRQLQLVIMGLVLIWLMHNRTEGVLGHRKEIAASVPLSRPERSPSGAVAADGGERDE; from the coding sequence ATGCTACTGGCGCTGTTGCTCGGGATCTACGCGCTGTACCTGATCGGCGGTCTTATCATCGGATTCCCCTTCCGCGGACTCATGAACCAGCTCGGACAGCTCACGTTCTGGATCGCCGTCTTCGGCATGGCGGCGCTCGCCCTGAACCTCCAGTGGGGGTACACGGGACTGTTCAACATCGGGATCGTCGCGTTCATGGCGACCGGCGTCTACGTGACCGCGATACTCTCGAAGCCCGTCTACGGGTCCGGCACCAGCGCCGCCGAAGTCGGCGGGCTGGGTCTCCCCCTGTGGATCGGCATCCTCGGGGGGATGCTCGCCGCGGCGCTTTTGGGCCTGATCGCAGCCCTTCCCGCGTTGCGTCTGCGTGCGGACTACCTCGCGATCGTGACCATCGCGCTGTCGGAGATCGTTCGCTTCTCCCTGCTCTCGGATACGCTCAGCGGCGGGGACCCGGAAAATGACATCGCCGGCTACAGGATCGGCCTGGGCGGCGGCGACGGGATCATCCTCGATTACGGCGATCCGCTGGAGCGGTTTATCAGCGCCCTCAGTTGGCCGCTCGATCTCGTCTTGGGCACCGACGACGTCCTCTGGGAGGAGGTGTACCTCGGCGTAATCGTCGACAGCATCGGCCTCGTGATCAGCCCGAATCCGAAACCGGTCGTGGACAACTTCGTCTACGCCGCCCTGTTGCTCGTCATAATGGGCGGATTCTACGCCCTCCTCGTTCGAACGGGGAACTCGCCGTTCGGTCGGGTCCTCAAGGCGATTCGCGAGGACGAAGACGTCACGAACGCCCTGGGGAAGAACACGAACCGGTTCAAGATCAAGTCGTTCATGGTCGGCTGCGCGCTGATGGGACTCGTGGGTATCCTCTGGTTCGGCACCCAGGGGTCGGTCACGCCGAACACGTTCCGGCCGCGCATCACCTTCTACGTCTGGATCGCCCTCATCATCGGGGGCTCCGGTTCGAACACCGGGAGCGTCCTCGGCGGCGCCATCTTCGCGGCGTTCCTCTACCAGGGGCCGCGCTACTTCAAGAACATCGTCGAAAGCGCCCTCGGCGATCCCAGCGCACCGTCCAGCTTCGGTCCGGCGGTCGGGCAGTTCCCGGACGTCGTCCCATTCCTGTTGTACACGCTCGACAGCCTCCGACAGCTGCAGCTGGTGATCATGGGACTCGTGCTCATCTGGCTCATGCACAACCGGACCGAGGGAGTGTTGGGCCACAGAAAGGAGATCGCGGCGAGCGTCCCGCTATCCAGGCCGGAACGCAGTCCCTCCGGTGCGGTGGCCGCTGACGGGGGTGAGCGCGATGAGTGA